A portion of the Anaerolineae bacterium genome contains these proteins:
- a CDS encoding site-2 protease family protein: MIEELSLGNTTAVLRLLAMLIVATMVHELGHAGMARLLRIPIRRIAIGLGPVIWRRQLRADREFLLRAFPVGAMIGLPSRLSPSGESSRPLYHDVCVAASGPVINLLLFVGLAVVDGAGVASPAVLPWLRTLALLSAFLGISNLLPIPGLDGGHILMLGVSKLGLRLSPRQQVVIQQMGLRLVVALCCGVLFARLMRVL; this comes from the coding sequence ATGATTGAAGAGCTTTCGTTGGGAAACACCACTGCTGTGCTGAGACTGCTGGCAATGCTCATCGTGGCCACCATGGTCCATGAGCTGGGCCATGCCGGCATGGCGCGCCTTCTGCGCATCCCCATCCGCCGCATTGCTATTGGGTTGGGCCCGGTCATCTGGCGCCGGCAACTGCGAGCCGATCGGGAATTCCTCCTGCGCGCCTTCCCCGTAGGTGCCATGATCGGTTTGCCCAGCCGGCTCAGTCCTTCGGGCGAAAGCTCTCGTCCCCTGTATCACGATGTATGCGTGGCCGCCAGCGGGCCAGTGATCAATCTCCTCCTATTCGTCGGCCTGGCCGTGGTAGACGGAGCGGGCGTTGCTTCGCCGGCGGTGCTCCCCTGGCTCAGGACGCTCGCGCTCCTCTCCGCATTTCTGGGTATATCCAATCTGCTTCCCATCCCTGGCCTGGACGGCGGGCATATCCTGATGCTGGGGGTATCGAAGCTTGGCCTGCGGCTGTCCCCCCGGCAACAGGTGGTCATCCAACAGATGGGATTGCGCCTTGTCGTAGCGCTGTGCTGTGGTGTGCTGTTCGCCCGGCTGATGCGCGTCCTATAG